In a single window of the Pseudomonas sp. B21-015 genome:
- a CDS encoding type VI secretion system tip protein VgrG — protein MLDANATHISLTLEGVSVDLQVLSFVGREALNQPFCFDIELVSARPDLKLEELLHKPGCLTFGATGQGKIHGLVYRIEQGDSGKSLTRYSISLVPQLAYLRHNHDQQIFQQLSVPKIIAQVLEARGILADAYSFQLGAIYPERVYCVQYDESDLHFIQRLCEEEGIHFHFQHSASGHKLVFGDDQTVFRKLAPVSYQQDSGMAAEKPVIKRFNLRLETRTTRVSRRDYDFEKPRLLPESAAKSAFAPDLEDYDYPGRFTDRARGKQLATRALERHRSDYQLAEGKGDEPTLVSGHFMALSEHPRAEWNDLWLLLEIVHEGKQPQVLGENITSDVTDSKDDFHQGYRNRFLATPWDAHYRPALEHPKPQVLGSQTAIVTGPAGEEIHCDEYGRVKVQFFWDRDGQSDDKTSCWLRVATGWAGNAYGGIAIPRVGMEVLVTFLEGDPDQPLITGCLYHKENVVPYDLPANKTRSTFKTLSSPGGKGYNEFRIEDKKGAEQIYLHAQRDWDENIEHDQKIRVGNERHDTVEANVFSEFKVEEHRLTHLDRKTEARADDHLTVGVTQHVKVGTAQFVEAGQEIHYHAGEKVVVEGGMELTAKAGGSFVKIDAGGVTISGAEVKVNSGGGPGAGTPAAPLLPGLMKIADADKPGLPLEALIKQNILFRRTRSGVCEVCEAAKATKGVQ, from the coding sequence ATGCTGGACGCGAACGCAACCCATATCTCCCTCACGCTCGAAGGCGTTTCCGTCGACCTGCAGGTGCTCAGTTTCGTCGGCCGCGAAGCCCTCAACCAGCCGTTCTGTTTCGACATCGAACTGGTCAGCGCCCGTCCCGACCTGAAGCTCGAAGAGCTGCTGCACAAGCCCGGTTGCCTGACCTTCGGCGCCACCGGCCAGGGCAAAATCCATGGCTTGGTCTATCGCATCGAGCAAGGCGATTCCGGCAAAAGTCTGACCCGCTACAGCATCAGCCTGGTGCCGCAACTGGCCTACCTGCGACACAACCACGACCAGCAGATTTTCCAGCAGTTAAGCGTGCCGAAAATCATTGCCCAGGTGCTCGAAGCCCGGGGCATTTTGGCTGATGCCTACAGCTTCCAGCTCGGCGCCATCTACCCCGAGCGCGTGTACTGCGTGCAGTACGACGAATCCGACCTGCACTTCATCCAGCGCCTGTGCGAAGAGGAAGGCATTCACTTCCACTTCCAGCACTCGGCCAGCGGCCACAAACTGGTGTTCGGCGATGACCAGACGGTGTTCCGTAAACTGGCGCCAGTGAGCTACCAGCAAGACTCCGGCATGGCCGCCGAAAAACCGGTGATCAAGCGCTTCAACCTGCGCCTGGAAACCCGCACCACCCGCGTCAGCCGCCGCGACTACGACTTCGAAAAACCACGCCTGCTGCCAGAAAGCGCGGCCAAGAGCGCGTTCGCCCCGGACCTCGAAGACTACGACTACCCCGGCCGCTTCACCGACCGCGCACGTGGCAAGCAACTGGCAACCCGCGCCCTGGAACGCCATCGCAGCGACTACCAACTCGCCGAAGGCAAAGGCGACGAACCGACCCTGGTCAGCGGCCACTTCATGGCCCTGAGCGAACACCCGCGCGCCGAGTGGAACGACCTCTGGCTGCTGCTGGAAATCGTCCACGAAGGCAAACAGCCGCAAGTGCTCGGCGAGAACATCACCAGCGACGTCACCGACAGCAAGGACGACTTCCACCAGGGCTACCGCAACCGCTTCCTCGCCACCCCGTGGGACGCGCATTACCGCCCGGCCCTGGAACACCCGAAACCGCAGGTGCTGGGCAGCCAGACCGCCATCGTCACCGGCCCCGCGGGCGAAGAAATTCACTGCGACGAATACGGCCGGGTCAAGGTTCAGTTTTTTTGGGATCGCGACGGCCAGTCCGATGACAAAACCAGCTGCTGGCTGCGCGTCGCCACCGGCTGGGCCGGCAACGCCTACGGCGGCATCGCCATCCCGCGAGTCGGCATGGAAGTGCTCGTCACCTTCCTCGAAGGCGACCCCGACCAACCGCTGATCACCGGCTGCCTGTACCACAAGGAAAACGTCGTCCCCTACGACCTGCCGGCCAACAAAACCCGCAGCACCTTCAAGACCCTGAGTTCACCGGGCGGCAAGGGCTACAACGAGTTTCGCATCGAAGACAAAAAAGGCGCGGAACAGATCTACCTGCACGCCCAGCGGGATTGGGATGAAAACATCGAACACGACCAGAAAATTCGTGTCGGCAATGAACGGCATGACACGGTCGAGGCCAACGTGTTCAGCGAGTTCAAGGTGGAAGAGCATCGCCTCACCCACCTGGACCGCAAGACTGAAGCGCGGGCGGATGATCACCTCACTGTCGGCGTGACTCAGCATGTGAAGGTGGGCACGGCGCAGTTTGTCGAGGCGGGTCAGGAGATTCACTACCACGCTGGGGAGAAGGTGGTGGTTGAGGGTGGCATGGAGCTGACGGCCAAGGCTGGCGGGAGCTTTGTGAAGATTGATGCGGGTGGCGTGACGATTAGTGGGGCTGAGGTGAAGGTGAATTCGGGTGGCGGGCCGGGTGCGGGTACGCCTGCTGCGCCGTTGTTGCCGGGGCTGATGAAAATAGCCGATGCAGATAAACCAGGGTTACCTCTTGAGGCATTGATAAAACAGAACATCCTTTTTCGTCGTACCCGTTCCGGTGTATGTGAAGTTTGTGAGGCCGCTAAAGCTACCAAGGGAGTTCAGTAA
- a CDS encoding DUF4123 domain-containing protein, which yields MTALQNPHGYLLIDGARFDDAVTWLVRNYPGHRFMPLLQKTAYAPIAEAGPIILDAPTGSAAQHAWLQGEENLINGVWLQTQSPMAEIVRILQRRIRIYSPERQEYWLRLGDALPLRHAWLSGASWPPGFWFGIESVWLHHESMVQRAWTNDFPHIDSAPADTGIDAQIVLDWPLLKALATETETPQEAV from the coding sequence ATGACTGCACTCCAAAATCCTCATGGCTATCTACTGATCGATGGTGCTCGCTTTGATGACGCGGTGACATGGTTAGTGAGAAATTATCCGGGCCACCGCTTTATGCCCTTACTACAAAAGACTGCTTATGCACCTATCGCTGAAGCAGGCCCGATCATTCTAGACGCCCCTACCGGAAGCGCTGCTCAGCACGCCTGGTTGCAAGGAGAGGAAAATCTCATCAACGGCGTTTGGCTACAAACCCAAAGTCCGATGGCTGAAATAGTCAGAATTTTGCAGCGTCGAATAAGAATCTACTCTCCGGAACGACAGGAATACTGGTTGAGACTGGGCGATGCACTTCCATTGCGTCATGCATGGCTATCAGGTGCTAGCTGGCCACCAGGTTTTTGGTTCGGAATAGAAAGCGTTTGGTTACACCATGAGTCTATGGTGCAACGAGCCTGGACTAATGACTTTCCCCACATTGACAGTGCACCTGCCGACACAGGAATCGACGCTCAGATTGTCCTCGACTGGCCACTGCTCAAAGCGCTGGCAACCGAAACGGAAACCCCGCAGGAGGCGGTGTAA
- a CDS encoding toxin VasX, whose translation MTQATAAKPDFKPAACPLITAVVPLRYAIGPSRGIDVSAFALPAVSGKFPELGEDNSATRDKALNYTARLLRDGWLYVWQSSPEKLIEFKVDKVLLQETGRGGKVIDTSSKPYLMLPAGTPAMLSWSPSKWSDKQFSTAKAQAKVRTRVMRSFTPGAAPASGKAASIHESIGDYMEPIGFKWSCVPSTKNKPNWSSMLDDMKRCEQQAYVMADDPWGVWLDLAAMIRSQQSVFDQLRKKRSEDWAMAGALKSLADNDAKIKEQLPSITRYKEVKAAWEELDSEETRYNEDRRRLTSIWNDWLKTFQSKGPSTLDTAAGQFDITLPDPRMALEVNFAAACLGPSSCSLSAKALGGALDPDKQEAGQPWLLWVVLGLSKRLAIADIKSIIDLSDGVNDNASGLAKASAKVGRALALASAINKGAEKLATHSPAKVQEALMLALSPVVGAHLQRLASEPDNIAKIYFSAAMGRSQQRLTVGQTNSKQIGEWLSDLMGTNTSPQTKTPTITAPAAVADALPFYALAPLNTAGATNTKLSSIADLVKNESSLNNLLNLSKSALDNAPIKCVVAIVAALNLRSATNDAWNTPSAKTVINSLGGTFGMAAASAAIWQKVAETNWEAAVSASGKESSVARIALADALGLSWKAAGFQTLSAAVDIVAYGLDAFEAYQSGDYDTASINVGLSAASTANIALYVKTFRALRAARAAVIAGDAAAIGRGVTQVPHIAFKALGITILIVGGIVARLYTQDTPLEKWIKGTKFGISPADWSSDYTKSMTEFYKIIFPISLDAYRLSELNPYKGMVESTYVLLRLPGKETLTDGMIKFDGEEVWGGIFGLGGKHEKVSWSGNSFDLHAGTRVTTEAGTGTYRRVYHIDLEGRALNSIKGNLTYSPLDGLSLPPIEIKELAWL comes from the coding sequence ATGACTCAAGCAACGGCTGCAAAACCGGACTTCAAACCAGCGGCGTGCCCATTAATTACCGCAGTAGTCCCGTTGCGCTATGCAATAGGGCCTTCACGCGGCATCGACGTCAGCGCATTTGCTTTGCCCGCTGTCAGCGGTAAGTTCCCAGAATTGGGCGAGGACAATAGCGCGACCCGCGACAAGGCACTTAACTATACCGCTCGGTTGCTCCGCGATGGTTGGTTGTATGTCTGGCAATCGTCACCGGAAAAGTTGATTGAGTTCAAAGTTGACAAAGTGTTATTGCAGGAAACGGGTCGCGGCGGAAAGGTCATTGATACGTCATCAAAACCTTATCTGATGCTACCAGCCGGCACTCCTGCGATGCTTTCGTGGTCGCCCTCGAAATGGAGTGATAAACAGTTTTCAACCGCTAAAGCTCAAGCAAAAGTCCGTACACGTGTAATGCGCAGTTTCACTCCTGGCGCTGCCCCCGCTAGCGGTAAGGCTGCAAGCATTCACGAAAGTATCGGCGACTATATGGAGCCGATAGGCTTTAAATGGAGCTGTGTCCCCTCGACCAAGAACAAACCAAACTGGTCTTCGATGCTAGATGACATGAAGCGCTGCGAACAACAGGCATATGTTATGGCAGACGATCCTTGGGGAGTTTGGCTGGACTTGGCGGCCATGATTCGATCACAGCAAAGTGTTTTTGATCAGCTTCGCAAAAAGCGCTCCGAGGATTGGGCGATGGCGGGCGCTCTAAAATCCTTGGCAGATAACGATGCAAAAATTAAAGAGCAGCTCCCCTCAATAACTCGTTACAAGGAAGTAAAAGCTGCGTGGGAGGAATTGGATTCCGAGGAGACACGATATAACGAAGATCGCCGTCGCCTGACATCAATATGGAACGACTGGCTGAAAACTTTCCAGAGCAAAGGCCCTTCGACTCTGGATACCGCCGCGGGGCAGTTCGACATCACTTTACCAGATCCCCGCATGGCTCTTGAGGTGAACTTTGCGGCTGCATGCCTAGGCCCGTCGAGTTGCAGTCTTAGCGCAAAAGCCTTAGGGGGCGCTCTTGATCCTGACAAACAGGAAGCTGGGCAACCATGGTTACTTTGGGTTGTGCTCGGTCTAAGTAAGCGCTTAGCCATTGCAGATATTAAATCAATTATTGATCTCTCCGATGGAGTCAATGATAACGCTTCGGGTCTGGCTAAAGCATCAGCCAAGGTAGGCAGAGCGCTAGCACTAGCCTCCGCGATAAATAAAGGCGCTGAAAAACTGGCAACGCATAGCCCTGCAAAAGTTCAAGAAGCTCTAATGCTGGCACTGTCACCGGTTGTAGGTGCTCATCTGCAACGTTTGGCATCGGAGCCCGACAATATTGCTAAAATATACTTCAGCGCCGCAATGGGTCGCAGCCAGCAAAGATTAACTGTTGGACAAACAAATTCGAAACAAATCGGGGAATGGCTAAGTGACTTAATGGGCACAAACACTTCCCCTCAAACTAAAACACCCACTATAACCGCTCCTGCAGCAGTGGCGGACGCTTTGCCATTCTACGCTTTAGCGCCACTGAATACAGCGGGAGCAACCAACACCAAACTCAGCTCTATCGCAGATCTAGTTAAAAACGAAAGCAGCTTAAATAACTTGTTAAATCTTAGTAAAAGCGCTCTGGACAACGCCCCGATCAAATGCGTCGTCGCAATTGTTGCAGCTCTTAACCTTAGATCAGCCACTAACGACGCCTGGAACACCCCATCTGCAAAAACAGTTATTAACTCATTAGGCGGCACTTTCGGCATGGCAGCTGCTTCTGCAGCAATCTGGCAGAAAGTAGCGGAGACAAACTGGGAAGCTGCGGTATCAGCTTCTGGAAAAGAGTCTTCTGTTGCACGCATCGCCTTAGCAGATGCATTAGGGCTAAGTTGGAAGGCCGCAGGATTTCAAACTCTTTCTGCCGCAGTAGACATTGTCGCATATGGATTGGATGCGTTCGAAGCATATCAGTCAGGCGACTATGACACTGCAAGCATTAACGTAGGGCTAAGTGCCGCATCAACAGCAAATATTGCCCTTTACGTAAAAACATTTCGGGCACTACGTGCAGCAAGGGCAGCTGTAATCGCCGGAGACGCCGCGGCAATCGGAAGGGGTGTAACACAAGTTCCTCATATCGCTTTTAAAGCATTAGGAATAACCATTTTGATCGTAGGAGGGATCGTCGCGAGATTGTACACACAGGATACGCCTCTAGAAAAATGGATCAAAGGTACAAAGTTTGGAATAAGCCCCGCCGACTGGTCCAGCGATTACACAAAATCAATGACCGAGTTCTACAAAATAATATTCCCAATCAGCTTAGATGCCTATCGACTGAGCGAGTTAAACCCTTACAAAGGAATGGTAGAGAGCACATATGTATTGCTTCGGCTACCAGGAAAGGAAACACTTACTGACGGCATGATTAAATTTGATGGCGAAGAAGTATGGGGTGGGATTTTTGGCTTGGGTGGCAAACACGAAAAAGTGTCTTGGAGTGGAAACAGTTTTGACCTTCATGCTGGAACCCGGGTAACTACAGAAGCAGGAACCGGCACCTATAGGCGCGTATACCATATAGATCTTGAAGGGCGCGCATTGAACAGTATAAAAGGTAATCTCACCTACTCACCTTTGGATGGCTTGAGTTTACCCCCTATCGAAATCAAGGAACTAGCATGGCTCTGA
- a CDS encoding DUF6708 domain-containing protein — MALKDLIAQAVSKYGKTSNITLQPNESTGQPPLELFITDEHTTNYLTLQMAGDADRGGITGMAAGVGSLASLVLALMMMLKGRWDLVGLCFFLGAAMFFVPFFLETRKPLPLPILFNRRTREVYFDKAGELFHTPWDDIQAIACEFQMTGIYTGSINNASLEILVKRLGEPEYLAMVSLGSPMGKTLNMQKSFWEYIRSYMNNGPWFDKNGKHTDSDEFVRSQLSSNIRKSDFLAYWKKTITDKKLQSEGSNFLSASDAFMFIGHLIFYPTNAIQDFTYDYAKRKTRNLWPEIVTERLKSDGPTTRLIDLERERGLSV, encoded by the coding sequence ATGGCTCTGAAAGACCTCATAGCACAGGCAGTGTCAAAATATGGAAAAACATCTAACATCACTCTGCAACCCAACGAAAGCACAGGGCAACCGCCGCTTGAATTATTTATTACAGATGAACACACTACCAATTACTTAACTCTACAAATGGCAGGAGATGCTGATCGGGGAGGTATAACCGGAATGGCAGCAGGTGTTGGCTCATTGGCCAGTCTGGTTCTTGCCTTGATGATGATGTTAAAAGGGCGCTGGGATTTAGTTGGGCTATGCTTTTTTTTAGGGGCTGCGATGTTTTTTGTTCCGTTTTTTTTGGAAACAAGAAAGCCGTTACCCTTGCCCATACTTTTTAACCGCCGAACTCGAGAAGTCTATTTTGACAAGGCTGGCGAGCTTTTTCATACCCCTTGGGATGATATCCAGGCAATTGCTTGCGAATTTCAAATGACCGGAATTTACACCGGAAGCATAAACAATGCATCCCTAGAAATCTTAGTAAAACGGTTGGGAGAACCGGAATATTTAGCCATGGTAAGTTTAGGTTCTCCCATGGGGAAAACGCTAAACATGCAAAAAAGCTTTTGGGAGTATATCCGCAGTTACATGAACAACGGCCCGTGGTTCGATAAAAACGGAAAACATACCGATTCGGACGAATTCGTTAGAAGTCAACTGTCGAGCAACATCAGGAAATCAGACTTCCTGGCTTATTGGAAAAAAACAATCACGGACAAAAAACTTCAGTCTGAAGGCAGCAATTTCCTTAGCGCATCAGACGCCTTCATGTTTATTGGGCATCTTATTTTTTACCCAACCAATGCGATACAAGATTTTACATACGACTATGCAAAGCGTAAAACGCGAAATCTCTGGCCCGAAATTGTTACCGAGAGATTAAAATCTGATGGACCTACGACGCGCCTCATAGATCTTGAGCGTGAGCGTGGACTGTCGGTTTGA
- a CDS encoding type VI secretion system tip protein VgrG, with protein MRDANATHISLTLEGVSVDLQVLSFVGREALNQPFCFDIELVSARPDLKLEELLHKPGCLTFGATGQGKIHGLVYRIEQGDSGKSLTRYSISLVPQLAYLRHNHDQQIFQQLSVPKIIAQVLEARGILADAYSFQLGAIYPERVYCVQYDESDLHFIQRLCEEEGIHFHFQHSASGHKLVFGDDQTVFRKLAPVSYQQDSGMAAEKPVIKRFNLRLETRTTRVSRRDYDFEKPRLLPESAAKSAFAPDLEDYDYPGRFTDRARGKQLATRALERHRSDYQLAEGKGDEPTLVSGHFMALSEHPRAEWNDLWLLLEIVHEGKQPQVLGENITSDVTDSKDDFHQGYRNRFLATPWEAHYRPALEHPKPQVLGSQTAIVTGPPGEEIHCDEYGRVKVQFFWDRDGQSDDKTSCWLRVATGWAGNAYGGIAIPRVGMEVLVTFLEGDPDQPLITGCLYHKENVVPYDLPANKTRSTFKTLSSPGGKGYNEFRIEDKKGAEQIYLHAQRDWDENIEHDQKIRVGNERHDTVEANVFSEFKVEEHRLTHLDRKTEARADDHLTVGVTQHVKVGTAQFVEAGQEIHYHAGEKVVVEGGMELTAKAGGSFVKIDAGGVTISGAEVKVNSGGGPGSGTGIGILAPLIPGLAAADIAGRLMKEAKANPTWLELNLHYDNLEPVPGASYRVDFADGSTREGVLDDDGFARLEDVPKGPAKVYYGEDPRPYSRENVTVVQNSDEKVNADLRKLGLDPDQVDLQALVEKAAGRLS; from the coding sequence ATGCGGGACGCAAACGCAACCCATATTTCCCTCACGCTCGAAGGCGTTTCCGTCGACCTGCAGGTGCTCAGTTTCGTCGGCCGCGAAGCCCTCAACCAGCCGTTCTGTTTCGACATCGAACTGGTCAGCGCCCGCCCCGACCTGAAACTCGAAGAGCTGCTGCACAAGCCCGGTTGCCTGACCTTCGGCGCCACCGGCCAGGGCAAGATCCATGGTTTGGTCTACCGCATCGAGCAAGGCGATTCCGGCAAAAGTCTGACCCGCTACAGCATCAGCCTGGTGCCACAACTGGCCTACCTGCGACACAACCACGACCAGCAGATTTTCCAGCAGCTCAGCGTGCCGAAAATCATTGCCCAGGTGCTCGAAGCCCGGGGCATTTTGGCTGATGCCTACAGCTTCCAGCTCGGCGCGATCTACCCCGAGCGCGTGTACTGCGTGCAGTACGACGAATCCGACCTGCATTTCATCCAGCGCCTGTGCGAAGAGGAAGGCATTCACTTCCACTTCCAGCACAGTGCCAGCGGCCACAAACTGGTGTTCGGCGATGACCAGACGGTGTTCCGCAAACTCGCGCCAGTGAGCTACCAGCAAGACTCCGGCATGGCCGCCGAGAAGCCGGTGATCAAGCGCTTCAACCTGCGCCTGGAAACCCGCACCACCCGCGTCAGCCGCCGCGACTACGACTTCGAAAAACCACGCCTGCTGCCAGAAAGCGCGGCCAAGAGCGCGTTCGCCCCGGACCTCGAAGACTACGACTACCCCGGCCGCTTCACCGACCGCGCGCGCGGCAAGCAACTGGCAACCCGCGCCCTGGAACGCCATCGCAGCGACTACCAACTCGCCGAAGGCAAAGGCGACGAACCGACCCTGGTCAGCGGCCACTTCATGGCCCTGAGCGAACACCCGCGCGCCGAGTGGAACGACCTCTGGCTGCTGCTGGAAATCGTCCACGAAGGCAAACAGCCGCAAGTGCTCGGCGAGAACATCACCAGCGACGTCACCGACAGCAAGGACGACTTCCACCAGGGCTACCGCAACCGCTTCCTCGCCACCCCGTGGGAGGCGCATTACCGCCCGGCCCTGGAACACCCGAAACCGCAGGTGCTGGGCAGCCAGACCGCCATCGTCACCGGCCCGCCGGGCGAAGAAATTCACTGCGACGAATACGGCCGGGTCAAGGTTCAGTTTTTTTGGGACCGCGACGGCCAGTCCGATGACAAAACCAGCTGCTGGCTGCGCGTCGCCACCGGCTGGGCCGGCAACGCCTATGGCGGCATCGCCATCCCGCGGGTCGGCATGGAAGTACTCGTCACCTTCCTCGAAGGCGACCCCGACCAACCGCTGATCACCGGCTGCCTGTACCACAAGGAAAACGTCGTCCCCTACGACCTGCCGGCGAACAAAACCCGCAGCACCTTCAAGACCCTGAGTTCACCGGGCGGTAAGGGCTACAACGAGTTTCGCATCGAAGACAAAAAAGGCGCGGAACAGATCTACCTGCACGCCCAACGCGACTGGGACGAAAACATCGAGCACGACCAGAAAATTCGCGTCGGCAATGAACGGCATGACACGGTCGAGGCCAACGTGTTCAGCGAGTTCAAGGTGGAAGAGCATCGCCTCACCCACCTGGACCGCAAGACTGAAGCGCGGGCGGATGATCACCTCACTGTCGGCGTGACTCAGCATGTGAAGGTGGGCACGGCGCAGTTTGTCGAGGCGGGTCAGGAGATTCACTACCACGCTGGGGAGAAGGTGGTGGTTGAGGGTGGCATGGAGCTGACGGCCAAGGCTGGCGGGAGCTTTGTGAAGATTGATGCGGGTGGCGTGACGATTAGTGGGGCTGAGGTGAAGGTGAATTCCGGGGGTGGGCCGGGTTCCGGCACCGGAATCGGCATCCTCGCCCCGCTGATTCCAGGCCTCGCCGCTGCCGACATCGCCGGTCGCCTGATGAAAGAAGCCAAGGCCAATCCGACCTGGCTGGAATTGAACCTGCATTACGACAACCTTGAGCCCGTACCGGGCGCGTCCTACCGTGTTGACTTTGCTGATGGGTCGACGCGCGAGGGAGTGCTGGACGATGACGGCTTTGCTCGCTTGGAAGATGTTCCGAAAGGACCGGCCAAGGTGTATTACGGCGAGGATCCAAGGCCATACAGCCGTGAAAACGTCACGGTCGTGCAGAACTCTGACGAAAAGGTTAACGCAGATTTACGCAAGCTCGGCCTGGACCCGGACCAGGTTGATTTACAAGCATTGGTGGAGAAAGCCGCAGGGAGGCTGTCATGA
- a CDS encoding PoNi-like cognate immunity protein: MIRRQQFLTEKRYENFISNYKKSFVFWKDKLFQADSQEQEKSVRAKHFQTLYLKNIMMLYTAGEEIKNLSAPLETLIESYEELQEKLAHYEQISNITPLTIDDWVDEYEECLQVISLCILLHRTDLLKRFVFLIDNAGYAGTDTLYEDLLIKVLPDRKDVDQWYHDVYTLLIQAIYAEEKNNASKLLKEYCASWYPAFEQAPWHDTHSDGDEGSYVGYWALEAGAIAFLYGIDDSKIDHMVYPKDLVEYARNYQPSNRSQIARVDAGQPCSKTGYWFTPAKAESRRHFNQGDIMPGFSESHWGDTIWYWSGE, translated from the coding sequence ATGATCAGAAGACAGCAATTTCTTACCGAAAAAAGGTACGAAAATTTCATCAGCAACTATAAAAAGTCATTCGTGTTCTGGAAAGACAAACTCTTCCAAGCAGATTCACAAGAACAAGAAAAATCTGTCAGGGCTAAACATTTCCAAACGCTCTATCTAAAAAATATTATGATGCTTTATACTGCGGGCGAAGAAATTAAAAATTTATCAGCCCCATTGGAAACTTTAATAGAGAGCTATGAAGAGCTACAAGAAAAACTAGCCCACTACGAACAAATTTCCAACATCACACCTCTAACGATCGATGATTGGGTTGACGAATATGAAGAGTGCCTGCAAGTGATAAGCTTGTGCATTCTTTTGCATAGAACGGACCTTTTAAAGCGATTCGTCTTTCTAATAGACAATGCGGGCTACGCTGGCACAGATACACTATATGAAGATCTGCTGATAAAAGTCCTACCTGATCGCAAAGATGTCGACCAGTGGTATCACGACGTCTACACATTACTAATTCAAGCTATTTATGCTGAAGAAAAGAATAACGCATCAAAACTCCTCAAAGAATACTGTGCCAGTTGGTATCCAGCCTTTGAGCAAGCACCTTGGCACGATACACACAGTGACGGTGACGAAGGAAGTTATGTAGGGTACTGGGCGCTCGAGGCGGGAGCTATTGCCTTCTTGTATGGGATCGACGACAGCAAAATTGACCATATGGTTTATCCAAAGGACTTGGTCGAATATGCGAGAAACTATCAGCCAAGCAATCGCTCTCAGATTGCTCGTGTAGATGCGGGACAACCCTGCAGCAAAACTGGTTATTGGTTTACACCGGCAAAAGCAGAGTCTCGTCGTCACTTTAATCAAGGAGATATAATGCCAGGGTTCAGTGAATCCCATTGGGGCGATACTATTTGGTATTGGTCGGGAGAATAG
- a CDS encoding PoNi-like cognate immunity protein, with the protein MKNKRQKFFSENHYKNFQREHDEVLDFLKTNTFESDSPEEEAALRSRHLQRLALDRLLAAYTAGEEIDSLIPLLGDLIDKYEIRQVKLEEHENLPDISPLAIDDWPYQYEECVQVIGFCILLHSTDLLKRFVKLIDNAGYAGGDTLYEDLLTKLLPNRHDIDQWFHDVYSPLIQAIYADSKENSSKLLSEYCKQWYPAFKQAPWHDTHLQGENGSYVGYWAIEAGAIAFLYGIDDSKIDHMVYPKALIEYARNHKGDIGSQVNRIIAGEPCSKTGYWFTPAQANSRRHFQQGEIMPSFSDSKWGDTLWYWSSEE; encoded by the coding sequence ATGAAAAACAAACGACAAAAATTTTTTAGTGAAAATCATTACAAAAACTTTCAAAGAGAGCATGACGAAGTACTCGATTTTTTGAAGACAAACACCTTTGAATCCGACTCTCCCGAAGAAGAAGCAGCTCTTCGCTCCAGGCATTTACAAAGGCTTGCACTGGACAGGCTTCTGGCAGCTTATACGGCAGGGGAAGAAATAGATTCTTTAATACCACTCCTTGGTGACCTGATTGACAAATACGAAATCAGACAGGTCAAGCTCGAGGAACACGAGAATCTTCCTGACATTTCTCCACTAGCAATTGATGACTGGCCTTACCAATATGAAGAATGTGTACAGGTCATAGGTTTTTGCATATTACTACATAGCACCGACCTCCTTAAACGCTTCGTAAAGTTAATAGACAACGCAGGCTATGCTGGCGGCGACACCCTATATGAAGACTTACTTACAAAGTTGCTGCCAAATAGGCACGATATAGATCAATGGTTTCACGATGTCTACTCACCTTTAATTCAAGCTATCTATGCAGACAGCAAAGAAAACTCCTCCAAACTTCTGAGTGAATATTGCAAACAATGGTATCCAGCATTCAAACAAGCACCTTGGCATGACACTCACCTGCAAGGAGAGAATGGAAGTTATGTTGGTTATTGGGCTATCGAGGCCGGAGCAATCGCATTTTTATACGGCATAGACGACAGTAAAATCGATCACATGGTCTATCCGAAAGCATTGATCGAGTACGCTCGAAACCATAAAGGCGATATTGGCTCCCAGGTTAATCGTATTATTGCTGGTGAACCATGCAGCAAAACAGGTTACTGGTTTACCCCGGCTCAAGCCAACTCAAGACGCCACTTCCAACAGGGCGAAATCATGCCGAGTTTCAGTGACTCGAAATGGGGCGATACGCTTTGGTATTGGTCGAGTGAAGAATAA